Part of the Mya arenaria isolate MELC-2E11 chromosome 8, ASM2691426v1 genome, AGAAACTAGCAGATCTTCTTACgtgtcaaaaaatgttatcgAAAAAACACCACCACCTACAACACGACCTCCTCCGCAGTCAGAGCCACCTagtcaaacaaataaagaaaagcaAACAATCCAACCTTACCAAACTCCGGAAACACGCGTTGCGTTTCATCACTTTCAAGATACCCTGTCCCGGACAGGACAAGACCTTGGTGCATCAAACCTTGAGCCCAGTGCCAAATCTGTTTATAGGCGAGAGTCACGTGTGAAAAGTACTCATTCCGATGGTGCTCTAAGCCAGGTGCGAAAGATGAAAACTATCCATGAAAGGGAATCGGAACCTCCGACACCCATGCCTAACTATTCAATTCCTTCGGGCagtcaaatgttaaaatcggCGAGTGacttatttatagaaaatttcTCGACTCGTATAACAGCTTTAGAAgacgaaataaaaaaagatgcaaAATGGTTGCGCAAAAATGAAAACGAGTCTACAAAACTACAAAATAGTCGTGCCAGATATCGGGAACATACTCGTCCAAATTTCCGAGAAAGTGGCTCATCTAGTGTTACACCAAGGTTACCACAGAAGACGGAGACGCTTACTACTGATATATTTAGCGTCAAGCCTGTAGTTCACAAAGAATTGAAACCGTTGGAAAAAACACGGATTTAcgttaaacaaaacacaagtaACCACCAACAAGGTGAAACGAACAATGCCCACCCAGCATTCCAAAACAggaataattttaacaattattttactaGTCATAATTACAATTCTGATTTTGAGATGGTTCTAAGCGGTTATAACACTCAAGCTGATAGCTCTAAGCAAGCTTTGTGTAATACACTTACAGGAACAAAGATCAATACCCACAACAATAAAAAGATTTCAAAGGGATTTTCAGCGCCATCTACTATCACAATTTGTGATAACGTTCGCAATTCATCTATTGATAGTCCGCGCAATGAAACTGACACGGAACCATTCAAACACGTAGCATTATTGGACAAAAAGCCGGAGAAAAAAGattctttacaaaatattccCGCTTTTCTCCCGGAAATATCAGGGAAAAGACTACAAGTAAACAGCATTTCACATAGACTTCTGTGATCAATATTGGACACTGTATTTCCTTTCCGAAAGCGATTTCCGTTCTTGAAATGCGTTGTTGCATTGAACTTTGCCGTCACTGCCTAAAGCCATGATGAACCaaccaaaatataaattattcataattatacgTTAACACAATATTATAATCATTGTCCATTCTAatacttttacttttttgtaataATCATATTGTGGATAAAAGTAAATTTGCATGCTAGTTTTAACAGCAATTATGGCTACATTTTTTGATAATCTGcttcattgaacaaaatattttgttaatgtgaAATCCATTCAATTTTGAGTAATAactgtttgtaaatgttttattattttctataaacaattaaatatatatttgtgaaaCAATATAGCTGTTTCTCTTTCGACTGTATTTTCCTTTCCCAtgtcgatatatatatattatttttatatgtgatGATTAGCAATATATTTAGGTGGTTGTTGAAGTAATTGCAAAGATGTTTCAaataagatttgaaaaaaaaaatgttttgtcaattaACTATGCGCTTAGGTTGGACATAAACGAACAACGCCGTGAAACACATCGTTGGTGTTTACTTTGAACATAATATTTGgcgaaatatattttatgaatgatttaTACCAAcgcaaataactttattttagaaTTTCTCTTACCcacaaatgataaatattattttttaacaaaacagtattttattcACGTTAACTACAATTTTTGTGACATATACACTCAAGAGAtttaaaaacgcaaaaaataatttgagatttttattctgaaaaaggtacaactttaatatttagcatacatgtttatacacatAACGTTCCCCGTATTCTCCCTTTTTGAGATTGCTGCCAAAAGGTGGGACCACGGACCTGGTGGGACACATCCTACGGAAGTACATTCGGACTCTAGTAGTAATAACACACATCGGATGAGACGAAGAGTTATTTGTCAGATTGATTACTAAAGTActatgtgataaaaaataaatagcggtaatatgatatatatgaatacatcGCTTTAAATAGCTGTATCATTTTGTTTGCTCCAGGAATCGAAGTAAGAGGGGGCGTAATTTAGGGGCGCAATCgtttgacatgcgcccctcccACAGAACTGAAATTTATATGGTCTAAGATGTTGGCAGAGTGGTTGGGGTTACACcccaaatatttttcttaacaaaACCTAGCCTGcatttctccgatattgacataaaaagtaaagatCGACGAttaagaggggggggggggggcatt contains:
- the LOC128244636 gene encoding uncharacterized protein LOC128244636, yielding MLESQKSDLHHNSDDRDITNSLVNISDFSKYVNWNSRNYLSTQNVSDWSEAIVGWRPATSLGIFTSKSSNPGTTLKKKRILDRSVTDLQYGNQGSQYDDYWCNNKHQSRVKCVTDEVETFPIPPWKSNIEQGTYRYIPDNGSYRTHKFMYDERKEWYTIRKKYPEKVSSAWHQNCKRLQREMRRQLKKELSKSEKENSASHSIRENSAWKSIDAYSSGGETSRSSYVSKNVIEKTPPPTTRPPPQSEPPSQTNKEKQTIQPYQTPETRVAFHHFQDTLSRTGQDLGASNLEPSAKSVYRRESRVKSTHSDGALSQVRKMKTIHERESEPPTPMPNYSIPSGSQMLKSASDLFIENFSTRITALEDEIKKDAKWLRKNENESTKLQNSRARYREHTRPNFRESGSSSVTPRLPQKTETLTTDIFSVKPVVHKELKPLEKTRIYVKQNTSNHQQGETNNAHPAFQNRNNFNNYFTSHNYNSDFEMVLSGYNTQADSSKQALCNTLTGTKINTHNNKKISKGFSAPSTITICDNVRNSSIDSPRNETDTEPFKHVALLDKKPEKKDSLQNIPAFLPEISGKRLQVNSISHRLL